Part of the Kineococcus aurantiacus genome, CTCCTGGAGCGTCGCACCATCGCCGAGCTGGAGGTGCTGCTGGACGAGAGGCTCGAGCTGCTGCGCAGCCGCGAGCTGATCAAGCGCAGCGCCTGACCGGCGGACCCGCAGGGGCCGGCCCACCCGCACGGGTGGGCCGGCCCTCGTGCGTTCAGCGCCCCAGCTCCCGTCGGCCCCGCGGCGCGTCGGGCACGACCTCGCCGTCGACGACCTCGCCGTCCACCACGTCACCGACCACGTCACCCACGACGACCGTGGGCCCGGCCGCGGCCCGGACCGCCGACTCGAACCGGCGGCGGACCAGCCGGACGAAGACCGCCCGCAGCAACCGCCGCGTCGGGGGCACGACGCACAGCAGCCCCAGGACGTCGCTGACGACGCCCGGCAGGACCAGCAGCAGCCCCCCGACCCCGGTGAGCACGGCGTCGCCGACGACCCCCGGTTCCTGACCGGGCACCGGCGCGCCGAACGGCACGGAGGCCGTCTGCCGGAAGGCCGCCACCGCCCGGCGCCCCGCCCGCCGCAGCACCAGGGCCCCGCCGAACGTCTCGGCCAGCAGCAGCACCAGCACCCACCCGCCACCGACGACGTGGCTCAGCTGCACCAGCAGCCAGACCTCCAGGACGACGAGCAGCAGCAGGCCCACCGGAACCCACCGGACCCACCGCGGCGCCCTCACGCCGGCACCGGGTCCCCGGCCGGCCGCGCCGACGCCGAGCGGCCCCCCGGCCGGCCGCGGCGCGGACCCCGGCGGGCCGTCACCAGCAGGAGCACGCACAGCGCGCTGAGCACCAGCTCCGGCGCGGCCCCCACGCGGGTCGCGACGGTCTGCGTCGAGCGCAGCACCACGTCACCGGTCAGGACGTCCTGGGTGAACAGCGAGGACTCGTCGTGCGCCACGCCGTCGGGGCTGATCAGGGCGCTGACGCCGACCGTGGAGATCTGCACGACCGCCCGGCCCGACTCCACCGCCCGCAACCGCGACATCGCCAGCTGCTGGACCGCCTCGTCGGACGTCCCGAACGTCGCGTTGTTGGTCTGCACCACGAGGAACTGCGCCCCGGCCCGCACCGACTGCCGGACGGTGTCGTCGAAGGCCACCTCGAAGCAGATGACGTCACCGACCCGCACGTCCCCCATCGTCAGCAGCCCCACGTGGTCGCCGTGGACGAAGTCGCGGGTGATGAGGTCGACCTTGTCGCTGAAGACCCGGAAGAAGGACCGGTAGGGCATGTACTCGGCGAAGGGGGCCGGGCGCTGCTTGACGTAGTGCCGCGTGTCGTCCTCGCGGGCCCCGGCGATGCCGTCCTGCGGCGTCACGACCAGGCCGGTGTTCGACACGTACCGGCCCGGGCCGTCCAGGACCGCACCCACCAGGACGGGCACGCCGACGTCGCGGGCGGCCTGCTCGATGACCGCCTGCGCGTCGGGGTTCTCGTAGGGGTCGATGTCGCTGGAGTTCTCCGGCCACAGGACCAGGTCGGGCCGCTCCTGCGTACCCGCCGCCACCTCCCGGGCCAGCCGCTCGGTGGCCGCGGCGTGGTTGTCCAGCACCGCCCGGCGCTCGGCGTTGAACTCCAGCCCCTCCGCGGGGGTGTTGCCCTGCACCGCGGCGACGCGCCGGGTGCCGTCCTCGGCCGCCGTCGGGCGCGGCACGAGCGCCCCCGACCACGTGACGGCGGCCGCCGCGAGCAGGAGCGCCACCGCCGGGCGCAGCCGGGGGACGGCGCGCGGGGCCCCCACCGGCGCGGGCAGCCGCAGCAGGGCCAGCACCGCCGAGGCCACCAGGGCCCCCGCCAGCGCCACGCCGAACGTCACCGCGGGCGACCCGCCCAGCGCGGCCAGGCCCAGCGTGGGGGCGTCGGCCTGGGAGAAGGCCAGCCGCCCCCACGGGAAACCCTCGAAGGGGACCCGGGCACGGGCCGCCTCCAGCGCCACCCAGCCGGTCGCCACGGCCAGCGGGGCCAGCCGCCGGCGGGCGCGCTGCAGGCGCGGCAGGCAGGCGCCCAGGACGCCGTAGAACAGCGCGCAGGCCACCGTCAGGGCCGACCACGGCAGCAGCCCCACGTACGTCCCGCTCCACGACAGGTGGGGGAACATGAAGGCGAACCCGAACAGCAGCCCCGCCCAGGCCCCGCGGCGCGCCCGCGCACCGTGCGTGGCGACGGTCAGCAGCGCGACGGCGAGCACGGCGGTGGGCCACAGGCCGGGGGCGGTCACGGCCCCGGGGAACGCCGCCCAGGCGGCCAGGCCGCCGAGGACGGCCAGGACCAGGGTGACCGGGAGGCGCACGGGCGCGGGGTCGACCGGACGGGGAGGCACCACGTGAGGGTAACCGCCGGGGCCCGGGACCGGTTCCCGGCGCCCGGGCGGTCCTGCCGGTCGAGCCCGCGCACCCCTCGCGCCGTCGCGCACCTCGTCGGCTACGAGGTGTGCGCCGTTTTCTAAGGGCGCACGGACCCGACCTCGCCCACTCCGGCGGACACCCGCGCCGAGCGTCCCCGCAGGTGGTGCGACTGCGGGACGCCGGCGCGAGGTGGCCGACCGGGCTTCCTCGACGTGGGCTGCACCTGGACGCTACTCAGCCGTTGCCCGCTGTCAACCGGCCCGCGGACCACCTCCGGGGCATCGCGGCAGGTCATGCGGGCATGACCGTCCGTGATCAGGCCTCGTCACCCGGCGTGTCGCCCCGGCGTGTCGTCAGCCCACCAGCCCCTGCGGCACGTCGTGCACCACCGCGCCCTCCACCGCCGTCCGCAGGCACACCGGCTCCACCGCCCCCGGGCCCATGTCCGGCAACCCCGGCGTGCCCGACCGCGCGTCGGTGCTCCACCCCGACAACCGCCGGTCCGGGGCCTGCACCACGAGCTCGGCCACGTCCCACACCGCGTACGTCGCCGGGGCGCCCGGCCGCAGCACCCCCGGGTGCCCCCGGCCCGCCAGCCGGTGCCCACCGCGCGTGTGCGCCAGGAACGCGGCCCGCACCGACACCGCCCGCTCCTCCTCGTGCGGGAACGCCGCCGCCCGCACCGCCGCCCACGGCGCGAACGGCGTCACCGGCGTGTCCGAGCCGAACGCCATCGGCACCCCCGCCGCCGCCCACGCCGCGAACGGGTGCGTCCGCCCGACCCGCTCCCCCAGCCGCTGCGCGTACAGGCCCCCCGGCCCGCCCCACGTGGCGTCGAAGGCCGGCTGCGTGCTCACGGCGGTCCCCAACCGCGCGAAGGCGGCCACGACCGACTCGTCGGCCACCACCGCGTGCTCGACCCGGTGCCCCGCCGAGGCCAGCGCCGCCGTCCCCAGCCGCGCCGCGACCTCCTCCAGCGCCTGGACCACCACCTCCAGGGCCGCGTCCCCGATGGCGTGGAACGCGGCCTGCACCCCCGCGACCGTGCACGCGTGGACGTGGTCGCGCACCGCGGCCACGTCCAGCGACGGCTCACCGCGCCACCCCGGCGCGTCGGCGTAGTCGGCCCGCAGCGCCGCCGTGCGCGAGCCCAGCGACCCGTCGACCACCAGGTCCCCGCCCAGCCCCGCCAGCTGCGCCGCCGACCCCGCCAGCACCGCCCGCGCCTGCTCCGGGCTGTCCACCCGCTCCGCCAGGTACCCCACGACCTGCGGCGACGGCTCCGCCGCCGCCAGGGCCTGCAGCGCCTCCAGGTCCCCCGCCGGCGCCAGCCAGCGCCCCGACATCTCGTGCACCGACCCGATGCCCGCGGCCACGGCCGCGGCCAGCGCCGCCCGCCGCGCACCCTGCAGCTGCGAGGGCCCCAGGGCCCCCCAGCGCGCGTCCAGCGCCGCGTGGTGCGCCGCCCCGCGCACCCGGCCGTCCTCGTCCCACCCCGGCAGCCGGCGCAGGCCCGCCGCCTGCGCCAGCGCCGAGCTGACCAGCGCGCTGTGGCCGTCCACCCGCGACAGCAGCACCGGCGCCCCACCGGCGGCCCGGTCCAGCTGCGCGCGCGTCGGCACCGCCTCCCCCGCGGGCCAGCCCGACTCGTCCCAGCCGTGCCCGACGAGCAGGCGACCGGGCACCGCGCGCGCCGCCACGGCCTCCAGCAGCTGCGCCGCGCTCGCGGCCGCGCTCAGGTCCAGCCCCTCCAGGCGCAGGCCGGTCTCGGTGAGGTGGGTGTGCGCGTCGACGAAGGCGGGGGTGATGAGCCGGCCGCGCAGGTCGACGACCTCGTCGCCCTCGCGCGTCCAGGCCCCGGCGGCCTCGTCCGGGCCCACCCACGCGATCGTCGAGCCCTCCACGAGCATCGCCGTGGCGAAGGGGTCGGCCGGGGAGTACACCGCCCCGCCGCGGTAGAGCCGACGGGTGCTGGCAGCGCGACGGTCCACGCCGGGCAGCGTAGGAGCCGTCCGGGGTGGACCGTCGCGCGGGTGCCCGGGCCCCGGGTGCCCGGCGCGGGTCCCGGGGCCGGGGCACCGCTCAGGCGGGCAGCCCGAACGTCGCCAGCCACTGGCGCACGACGGGGATCTCCACGCGCTGGTAGCCGCCGATGTAGCGGCAGTTGGCGGTCCGGGTGTAGCTCGTCACGGCCACGATCCGGCCGTCCAGGAACACCGGGCCGCCGGAGTCGCCGAAGCACGTGCCGCCCCCGCCGCGGGTGTCGGCCGGGTTGCCGTTCAGCTGCAGCAGCTGGGGCGTCAGCTTCTGGCCGGGGGAGGTGGTGTAGCGGCGCAGCAGCGGGTAGCCCATCGGTTCCGGCTTCTGCGGGCCGCTGTCGGGCTTGCGGACCTCCGTGCCGTACCCGACGACCTCGAACAGGGTCTTGTTGAGCACCGGCTGCGCGTACCGGTCGAGGGTGCCCGTGGTGGCCAGGGGGGCGGGCGCGATCCCGGTGACCGGCCGGTCGAGCACGACGACGCCCACGTCGTTCCAGTTGTCGAAGTCGGTGAAGCCGGAGTACGCGGGGTGGGCGTAGGCGGTGCCCGAGCGGTAGCCCGCGGCCTCCAGCTCCGCCTGCGTGTAGCCGGCGGCGGGGTCCGCGGCGACCGGCAGCGGGCTCGGGGGCGCCTCGGCGATGGAGGTCTCGAACGTCACCGCTGCGCGGCCGACGGCGTCGGCGGTGCAGTGCGCGGCGGTGAGCAGGACCGTGGGCGAGACCAGGGTCGCGGAGCAGCGGTAACGGCCGGCCGCGTCGTACAGGACGATGAGCGCGACGTTCGGGTGCCGCTGGCCGTCGGGGTCGCCCCCGGTGACGGCGGCGGCCGGCGTGGCGGTGACCAGGGCGGTCAGCAGGGCGGTCAGCAGGGCGATGAAGGTGCGGCGGGCTTTCACGGACGCCTCCTGTGGGTTGCCTCAGAGGCGTGCGGGCGTACGCCCGGCACCGTGCCGCGCGGGCGGTTTCGACGCTTCCCCCCGACCCGGCGGGTCCGCGGTGCGGCGCACCGCGGGGCACCCCGTCGTGCGGGTCGGCGCGGTGCACCGACCCGCACGACGCGCCTCAGGCGCCCGCGGGCGCGGGGGTCGCCGGCGCGTCCGGCAGCGAGCCCGTGTCCGGCAGGTCCTTGACCGAGGCCGGGTCCGGGGCGGCCACGTCGACGTCGGTGCCCCAGTCGAAGAAGTCCGTCTGGACGGTCATCGTGGAGGCCTCGACGGTGATCGTCTCGCTGAGGCGGACGGGACGGTCCTGGTCGTCGACGTACAGCTCGAACGGGATGGTCCCCAGCTGCGCGGCGGCCTGCTTCGCCTCCTCGGTCTGCTGGTCGGCGGGCAGCTGCGCCAGCGCCTGCTGGGCGTCGATCGTCCCGGCGTACCCGGTGGCCCGGACCCCGCGGATGTCCTGCGCGGGCAGCTCGCGCACGTCCTGGGCCACGCCCTGCAGCTGCTCCAGCGACTTCGACGGGTCGATCGCGGAGGTGTCCAGACCCGCCGACCCCAGCTGGTCCAGCGGCATCCGCACCCACTGCCCCTGCGCGGTCAGCGGCGCCCCGGACAGGTAGGCCACGTCGTCGACGAAGCGCAGCGTGACCTGGCTGCCGCCGGCCGCGGCGGGCAGGGCCACCGCCATCTCGAACGCCCCGGTGGTGGCGTCGAAGGAGCCGTCGGCGCTCAGGCCGCCGACCTGCGCGGCCTCCCCGGTGCCGCTGGCCGTGAGGGAGAACCGGGCGCTGCCGGCCTCCTGGGAGGTCTTCGCCGACGCCTTGACCGCTTCGAACGCGGTCAGCTCGGTGGCCGGGGAGGCGGTCGCCGCGGAGGACGGGGACGCCGCGTCGTCACCGCCGCCGCAGGCGCCGAGGCCGAGCGCGAGGACGACCGCTCCGCTGGCGGCCAGCGTGCCGAGCCGGCGCCGGCGCCGGGTGGTCGGCCGGGTCATCGTGGTCATGTGGGTTCCCCCCTGGTCGGGCTGTGCACCGGGTGTGCGTCGTGCGCGTCCCCCCAGCATGCGCCGATCCTGCGGGGGCGCGCCTCAGCCGTCCGGAGCGTTCACCCGATCCCTACGGATGACCCCCGCACCTGCGAGGATCCCCCGCATGCCGCACCGCGCACCCGGCCGGCCGGGCCCCCTGATGCTGCTGGACTCGGCCTCCCTGTACTTCCGGGCGTTCCACGGCGTCCCGGAGTCGGTCACCGCCCCGGACGGCACCCCCGTCAACGCCGTCCGCGGCTTCCTCGACGCCCTGGCCTTCCTCGTCACCACCCACCGCCCGGCGCGGCTGGTGGCGTGCTGGGACGACGACTGGCGCCCGGCCTTCCGCGTGGAGGCGCTGCCGTCCTACAAGGCCCACCGCGTCGGCCCCGACGGCGGCGAGGACGCCCCCGCCGCGCTGCTGCCGCAGGTCGACGTCGTCGTCGACGTCCTGGCCGCCCTCGGCCTGGCGCGGGTCGGGGCCCCCGGGTACGAGGCCGACGACGTCGTGGCCACCCTGGCCGTCCGCGGCCCCGGGCCGGTCGACGTGGTCACCGGCGACCGGGACCTGTTCCAGCTGGTCGACGACACCGCCGGGGTCCGGGTCCTGTACTGCGGCAAGGGCGTGCGCAAGGCCGAGGCGGTGACGCAGGGGTGGCTGCAGGAGCGCTACGGCGTGGGCACCGGTCAGCGGTACGCCGACATGGCCGTCCTGCGCGGGGACCCCTCCGACGGCCTGCCCGGGGTCGCCGGGATCGGGGAGAAGACCGCCGCGGCGCTCGTCACCCGCCACGGCGACCTGGCCGGGCTGCTGGCGGCGGCCGACGACCCCGGCAGCGACCTGCCGGCCGGCCAGCGCGCCAAGCTCCTCGCGGCGCGCGACTACCTGCGGGCCGCGCCGGTCGTCGTCCGGACCGCGCGCGACGTGCCGCTGCCCGACGTCGACGACGCCCTGCCCGCCGGGCCGGCCGACCCCGGGCGGCTGGAGGAGCTCGTGGAGCGGTGGGGCCTGCGCTCCAGCGTCGAGCGCGTCCTCACCGCCCTCGCGCAGGAGCGCGCGTGAAGACGATCGGGCTGCTGGGCGGCATGAGCTGGGAGTCGACCGCGGAGTACTACCGGCTGCTCAACGTCGCCGTCCGCGACCGCCTCGGCGGGGTCCACTCCGCGCGCGTGGTGCTCGACTCCGTCGACTTCGCCGACGTGGAGGAGCTGCAGCGGACCGACCGGTGGCAGGAGGCCGGGCAGCTGCTGGCCGCCCGCGCCCGGGCCGTCGAGGCCGCCGGCGCCGACGTGCTGCTGCTGTGCACCAACACGATGCACGAGGTGATCGGCGCCGTCGAGGAGGCGGTGCGGGTGCCGGTGCTGCACATCGCCGACGCCACCGCCGCAGCCGTCGACGTCGGCCGCGTGGGGCTGCTGGGGACCCGCTTCACGATGGAGCGCGCCTTCTACCGCGACCGCCTCGCCGGCCACGGCATCGAGGTGCTCGTGCCGGCCGAACCGGACCGCACCACCGTCCACGACGTCATCTACGACGAGCTGGTGCGCGGCGTGGTCACCGAGGGGTCCCGCCGGGCCTACCGGGACGTCATCGACCGGCTCGTCGCGCGCGGCGCGCAGGGCGTCGTGCTGGGCTGCACCGAGATCGAGCTGCTCGTCGGCCCCGGCGACAGCCCCGTCCCGGTGTTCCCCACCACGCAGCTGCACGTGCGGGCCGCCGTGGACCACGCCCTGGGCGGGCTCAGCCCTCGGTGAGGGAGGTGTGCGCCACGACCCCGCGGCGCACCGCGTCGACGGCCTCACGGGCCGCGCGGCGCAGCCCGGGCTCGGTGGAGGCGGACCCGATCTGGTCCAGCAGGTCCACGAGCTGCTTGCAGCGGCGCACGAAGTCCCCGGCGGCCAGGTCGGCCTCGCGCAGCACCTCGTCCAGGCGGTGCCCCGAGGCCCAGCGGTGCACCGACCAGGCCAGCCCCGGGTCCGGTTCGCGGGTCAGGGGGACCTTGTGGTGGTCCTCGCGGTCGGTCAGGTCGCTCCACAGCCGGTGCGTGGCCGCGATCGCGGCCTCGGCGCGGCGCGGGATGCGGTCGGGGCGCCCGCCCTCGTCGCGGCGCG contains:
- a CDS encoding FxsA family protein, which translates into the protein MGLLLLVVLEVWLLVQLSHVVGGGWVLVLLLAETFGGALVLRRAGRRAVAAFRQTASVPFGAPVPGQEPGVVGDAVLTGVGGLLLVLPGVVSDVLGLLCVVPPTRRLLRAVFVRLVRRRFESAVRAAAGPTVVVGDVVGDVVDGEVVDGEVVPDAPRGRRELGR
- the lnt gene encoding apolipoprotein N-acyltransferase, which gives rise to MPPRPVDPAPVRLPVTLVLAVLGGLAAWAAFPGAVTAPGLWPTAVLAVALLTVATHGARARRGAWAGLLFGFAFMFPHLSWSGTYVGLLPWSALTVACALFYGVLGACLPRLQRARRRLAPLAVATGWVALEAARARVPFEGFPWGRLAFSQADAPTLGLAALGGSPAVTFGVALAGALVASAVLALLRLPAPVGAPRAVPRLRPAVALLLAAAAVTWSGALVPRPTAAEDGTRRVAAVQGNTPAEGLEFNAERRAVLDNHAAATERLAREVAAGTQERPDLVLWPENSSDIDPYENPDAQAVIEQAARDVGVPVLVGAVLDGPGRYVSNTGLVVTPQDGIAGAREDDTRHYVKQRPAPFAEYMPYRSFFRVFSDKVDLITRDFVHGDHVGLLTMGDVRVGDVICFEVAFDDTVRQSVRAGAQFLVVQTNNATFGTSDEAVQQLAMSRLRAVESGRAVVQISTVGVSALISPDGVAHDESSLFTQDVLTGDVVLRSTQTVATRVGAAPELVLSALCVLLLVTARRGPRRGRPGGRSASARPAGDPVPA
- a CDS encoding amidohydrolase, with amino-acid sequence MLVEGSTIAWVGPDEAAGAWTREGDEVVDLRGRLITPAFVDAHTHLTETGLRLEGLDLSAAASAAQLLEAVAARAVPGRLLVGHGWDESGWPAGEAVPTRAQLDRAAGGAPVLLSRVDGHSALVSSALAQAAGLRRLPGWDEDGRVRGAAHHAALDARWGALGPSQLQGARRAALAAAVAAGIGSVHEMSGRWLAPAGDLEALQALAAAEPSPQVVGYLAERVDSPEQARAVLAGSAAQLAGLGGDLVVDGSLGSRTAALRADYADAPGWRGEPSLDVAAVRDHVHACTVAGVQAAFHAIGDAALEVVVQALEEVAARLGTAALASAGHRVEHAVVADESVVAAFARLGTAVSTQPAFDATWGGPGGLYAQRLGERVGRTHPFAAWAAAGVPMAFGSDTPVTPFAPWAAVRAAAFPHEEERAVSVRAAFLAHTRGGHRLAGRGHPGVLRPGAPATYAVWDVAELVVQAPDRRLSGWSTDARSGTPGLPDMGPGAVEPVCLRTAVEGAVVHDVPQGLVG
- a CDS encoding trypsin-like serine protease: MKARRTFIALLTALLTALVTATPAAAVTGGDPDGQRHPNVALIVLYDAAGRYRCSATLVSPTVLLTAAHCTADAVGRAAVTFETSIAEAPPSPLPVAADPAAGYTQAELEAAGYRSGTAYAHPAYSGFTDFDNWNDVGVVVLDRPVTGIAPAPLATTGTLDRYAQPVLNKTLFEVVGYGTEVRKPDSGPQKPEPMGYPLLRRYTTSPGQKLTPQLLQLNGNPADTRGGGGTCFGDSGGPVFLDGRIVAVTSYTRTANCRYIGGYQRVEIPVVRQWLATFGLPA
- a CDS encoding LppX_LprAFG lipoprotein; the protein is MTTMTRPTTRRRRRLGTLAASGAVVLALGLGACGGGDDAASPSSAATASPATELTAFEAVKASAKTSQEAGSARFSLTASGTGEAAQVGGLSADGSFDATTGAFEMAVALPAAAGGSQVTLRFVDDVAYLSGAPLTAQGQWVRMPLDQLGSAGLDTSAIDPSKSLEQLQGVAQDVRELPAQDIRGVRATGYAGTIDAQQALAQLPADQQTEEAKQAAAQLGTIPFELYVDDQDRPVRLSETITVEASTMTVQTDFFDWGTDVDVAAPDPASVKDLPDTGSLPDAPATPAPAGA
- a CDS encoding 5'-3' exonuclease; translated protein: MPHRAPGRPGPLMLLDSASLYFRAFHGVPESVTAPDGTPVNAVRGFLDALAFLVTTHRPARLVACWDDDWRPAFRVEALPSYKAHRVGPDGGEDAPAALLPQVDVVVDVLAALGLARVGAPGYEADDVVATLAVRGPGPVDVVTGDRDLFQLVDDTAGVRVLYCGKGVRKAEAVTQGWLQERYGVGTGQRYADMAVLRGDPSDGLPGVAGIGEKTAAALVTRHGDLAGLLAAADDPGSDLPAGQRAKLLAARDYLRAAPVVVRTARDVPLPDVDDALPAGPADPGRLEELVERWGLRSSVERVLTALAQERA
- a CDS encoding amino acid racemase, with the protein product MKTIGLLGGMSWESTAEYYRLLNVAVRDRLGGVHSARVVLDSVDFADVEELQRTDRWQEAGQLLAARARAVEAAGADVLLLCTNTMHEVIGAVEEAVRVPVLHIADATAAAVDVGRVGLLGTRFTMERAFYRDRLAGHGIEVLVPAEPDRTTVHDVIYDELVRGVVTEGSRRAYRDVIDRLVARGAQGVVLGCTEIELLVGPGDSPVPVFPTTQLHVRAAVDHALGGLSPR